In Streptomyces sp. NBC_00878, a single window of DNA contains:
- a CDS encoding aminotransferase class V-fold PLP-dependent enzyme, which yields MDLSYWLDRAVTANENWSSSFGPYPEHPSLGVDTQRFGTAFEDLTERLKDNYPFFHPRYAGQMLKPPHPAAVVGYLSAMLINPNNHALDGGPATARMEREVVQQLATMFGYDTHLGHLTTSGTIANLEALFVARELHPDRGIAYSTEAHYTHGRMCKVLGMEGHPVPVDHQGRMDLDALEELLRTGRVGTVVLTAGTTALGAVEPIHEALELRERYGVRIHVDAAYGGFFTLLAGADGPEGLPEAPWRAIAQCDSIVIDPHKHGLQPYGCGAVLFRDPSVGRFYLHDSPYTYFTSEELHLGEISLECSRAGAAAAGLWLTFQLLPPTFEGLGQALAAGRRAAARWSRLIEESDFLELYQPPDLDIVTYFPVTRPSSFSQIDAASARIMQTGMTDAEDPVFLSTLRVGAQAMDARHPKITADADGARILRSVLMKPESEYYVDHLHARLEDLARS from the coding sequence ATGGATCTGAGCTACTGGCTCGACCGAGCCGTGACCGCGAACGAGAACTGGTCGAGCAGCTTCGGCCCCTACCCCGAGCACCCCTCGCTGGGCGTCGACACCCAGCGGTTCGGCACCGCGTTCGAGGACTTGACCGAACGGTTGAAGGACAACTACCCGTTCTTCCACCCCCGCTACGCCGGACAGATGCTCAAGCCGCCGCACCCAGCCGCAGTCGTGGGCTACCTGAGCGCGATGCTGATCAACCCCAACAACCACGCCCTGGACGGCGGCCCGGCCACCGCCCGCATGGAACGCGAGGTCGTCCAACAGCTCGCCACCATGTTCGGCTACGACACCCATCTGGGGCACCTCACCACCAGCGGGACCATCGCCAACCTCGAAGCACTCTTCGTGGCCCGCGAACTCCACCCCGACAGGGGCATCGCGTACAGCACCGAAGCGCACTACACCCACGGACGCATGTGCAAGGTCCTGGGCATGGAAGGCCACCCCGTCCCGGTGGACCACCAGGGCAGGATGGACCTCGACGCGCTGGAAGAACTACTGCGCACCGGGCGAGTCGGCACCGTCGTCCTCACCGCCGGCACCACCGCCCTGGGCGCCGTCGAACCCATCCACGAGGCCCTGGAGCTGCGCGAACGCTACGGAGTGCGTATCCATGTGGACGCCGCCTATGGAGGCTTCTTCACCCTCCTCGCCGGCGCCGACGGGCCCGAAGGACTGCCCGAGGCGCCCTGGCGAGCGATTGCCCAGTGCGACTCGATCGTCATCGACCCGCACAAGCACGGACTCCAGCCCTACGGCTGCGGTGCCGTCCTGTTCCGCGACCCCTCCGTGGGCCGCTTCTACCTGCACGACTCGCCCTACACCTACTTCACCTCCGAGGAACTCCACCTCGGTGAGATCAGCCTGGAGTGCTCGCGCGCAGGTGCCGCGGCAGCCGGGCTCTGGCTCACCTTCCAGCTGCTGCCGCCCACCTTCGAGGGCCTCGGCCAAGCACTGGCCGCGGGCCGCAGGGCGGCGGCGCGCTGGAGCCGGCTCATCGAGGAATCGGACTTCCTGGAGCTCTACCAGCCGCCGGATCTCGACATCGTCACCTACTTCCCGGTGACCCGACCCAGCTCGTTCTCGCAGATCGACGCCGCCAGCGCCCGGATCATGCAGACGGGTATGACGGACGCCGAGGACCCGGTTTTCCTGAGCACCCTCCGCGTTGGCGCACAGGCAATGGACGCCCGGCATCCGAAGATCACTGCCGACGCCGACGGTGCCCGGATCCTGCGCAGTGTGCTGATGAAGCCGGAGTCCGAGTACTACGTCGATCACTTGCACGCCCGCCTGGAAGACCTCGCCCGCTCCTGA
- a CDS encoding SDR family oxidoreductase produces the protein MPLTHLEKAGRHREALEKVAAATDAIPYAADVTSLQAVEQLVAKVEFEHGRLDGVVANGGDAPGPAPSNRRCGRG, from the coding sequence TTGCCACTGACACACCTGGAAAAGGCCGGGCGGCACCGCGAAGCACTGGAGAAGGTCGCGGCTGCCACCGACGCGATCCCCTACGCGGCCGACGTCACCTCTCTCCAGGCGGTGGAGCAACTGGTCGCCAAGGTCGAGTTCGAGCACGGCCGACTGGACGGGGTGGTGGCCAACGGGGGTGACGCACCCGGACCCGCCCCGTCCAACCGGCGATGCGGTCGAGGTTGA
- a CDS encoding TetR/AcrR family transcriptional regulator — protein MTESAETAEGKGGRSRKQVNYGAGREALLNAAVRVVARGGLRKLTYRAVAEEAGVTHGLVVHHFGSRDALIEEALAHTVRTSLSISAVEPGTGKVADFSAGVSEMVIADPDTQAFQYELLLESRRRPELLPQIRALYDEYFDATERELSRMLPAGGSRALTRLVFAALDGLVLHQLVLGGPEVTDAALDELRSLLRLLNAHADD, from the coding sequence ATGACCGAATCCGCCGAAACCGCCGAAGGCAAGGGCGGCAGGTCCCGCAAGCAGGTGAACTACGGAGCGGGCCGGGAGGCCCTGCTCAACGCCGCCGTGCGCGTGGTGGCCCGGGGCGGCTTGCGCAAGCTCACCTATCGCGCCGTCGCGGAGGAGGCCGGGGTCACGCACGGTCTGGTCGTCCACCACTTCGGATCCCGGGACGCACTGATCGAGGAGGCGCTGGCCCATACCGTGCGCACCAGCTTGAGCATCAGCGCGGTGGAGCCCGGCACGGGAAAGGTCGCCGACTTCTCGGCCGGCGTGTCAGAGATGGTCATCGCCGATCCGGACACCCAGGCATTCCAGTACGAACTGCTGCTGGAGTCGCGGCGCCGGCCCGAGCTGCTGCCACAGATCCGCGCGCTGTACGACGAGTACTTCGACGCCACCGAGCGCGAGCTGTCGCGCATGCTGCCCGCGGGCGGGAGCCGGGCGCTGACCCGCCTGGTCTTCGCCGCCCTGGACGGCCTGGTTCTGCATCAGTTGGTGCTGGGCGGGCCAGAGGTCACCGATGCCGCCCTCGACGAGCTGCGCTCTCTGCTGCGGCTGCTCAACGCCCACGCGGACGACTGA
- a CDS encoding 3,4-dihydroxyphenylacetate 2,3-dioxygenase translates to MGEIVGAGLLAHVPTIVLPQAQRLELNKGKEITLVTGLHQLRKEVFERDDYDTVVVLDSHWATTVEFVVTAQQRRAGLFTSEELPRGMCRMPYDFPGDPELAHNIAQFADKHSTWISAIDDEYLPIYYATINLWKFLGEGLPDKRWVTIGVCQTGDMEDHLRLGRALADGIAATPGRRVLLIASGALSHTFWPLRELRDHEASDPSHIFTQEAREADGERIAWFKEGRHAKVLDTMPEFWKYKPEARFYHYLMMAGALGEQACTAKGRQYGEYENSIGTGQVHLWFDRPAEGWTGTGVPNSASPRNPHSRS, encoded by the coding sequence ATGGGTGAGATCGTCGGCGCGGGCCTGCTCGCGCACGTCCCCACCATCGTGCTGCCGCAGGCCCAGCGGCTGGAGCTCAACAAGGGCAAGGAGATCACCCTCGTCACCGGCCTGCACCAGCTCCGCAAGGAGGTCTTCGAGCGCGACGACTACGACACGGTCGTCGTCCTGGACTCGCACTGGGCGACCACCGTCGAGTTCGTCGTCACCGCGCAACAGCGCCGGGCCGGCCTGTTCACCTCCGAGGAGCTGCCGCGCGGCATGTGCCGCATGCCGTACGACTTTCCCGGCGACCCCGAACTGGCCCACAACATCGCACAGTTCGCCGACAAGCACAGCACCTGGATCAGCGCGATCGACGACGAGTACCTTCCGATCTACTACGCGACGATCAACCTGTGGAAGTTCCTCGGCGAGGGCCTGCCCGACAAGCGCTGGGTGACCATCGGCGTCTGCCAGACCGGTGACATGGAGGACCACCTGCGACTGGGGCGCGCGCTGGCCGACGGCATCGCGGCGACGCCCGGCCGCAGGGTGCTGCTGATCGCCTCCGGTGCGCTGTCGCACACCTTCTGGCCGCTGCGCGAGCTGCGCGACCACGAGGCGAGCGACCCGAGTCACATCTTCACGCAGGAGGCACGCGAGGCCGACGGCGAACGGATCGCCTGGTTCAAGGAGGGCCGCCACGCCAAGGTCCTCGACACCATGCCGGAGTTCTGGAAGTACAAGCCCGAGGCCCGCTTCTACCACTACCTGATGATGGCGGGCGCCCTCGGCGAGCAGGCGTGCACCGCGAAGGGCCGGCAGTACGGCGAGTACGAGAACTCCATCGGCACCGGCCAGGTCCACCTCTGGTTCGACCGCCCGGCCGAGGGCTGGACCGGCACGGGAGTGCCAAACTCCGCGTCCCCGCGCAATCCGCACAGCCGCTCCTAG
- a CDS encoding aldehyde dehydrogenase, giving the protein MLDITHDEWLRRAKALDLSGAHHIDGTDEPGGGQYYTAVSPRDGQVLAEVADGQAAEVDAAVAAARRAFDSGPWPRLAPADRGRVLLRIADRLEEQRDRLALTVSLEMGKPITDAYDIELRAAINTFRWYGQLADKLTDESPHTAPDALALVTREPAGVVGAVVPWNFPLTLASWKVAPALAAGCTVVLKPSENSPLSALLLGRLATEAGLPPGVLNVVTGDGPTAGRAIGLHPDVDVLAFTGSTTVGRHFLRYAADSNLKRVWLELGGKSPNIILPDAPDLEKAAATAAWGIFFNQGEMCTAPSRLLVHSSIAERVTDAIVERARELRIGDPLDPATEMGALVGESHLERVLDHIGTGLDEGARLRVGGGRTLADTGGSYLPPTVFDHVAPGMRLAREEIFGPVLSVLTFDDLHEAVALANATEYGLAAGLWTSDLSTAHQVSRALKAGTVWVNCYEEGDLTVPFGGMKQSGNGRDKSAHAIEKYTELKTTWIQL; this is encoded by the coding sequence GTGCTGGACATCACCCACGACGAATGGCTGCGCCGCGCCAAGGCGCTGGACCTGTCCGGCGCGCACCACATCGACGGGACCGACGAACCCGGGGGCGGGCAGTACTACACGGCCGTCTCGCCCCGCGACGGGCAGGTGCTGGCGGAAGTGGCCGACGGCCAGGCCGCCGAGGTGGACGCCGCGGTGGCCGCCGCGCGCCGGGCCTTCGATTCGGGCCCCTGGCCGCGCCTCGCGCCTGCCGACCGGGGCCGGGTCCTGCTGCGGATCGCCGACCGGCTCGAGGAGCAGCGGGACCGGCTGGCGCTCACCGTCAGTCTGGAGATGGGCAAGCCCATAACGGACGCCTACGACATCGAGCTGCGCGCGGCGATCAACACCTTCCGCTGGTACGGGCAGTTGGCGGACAAACTCACGGACGAGTCGCCGCACACCGCCCCCGACGCCCTCGCGCTGGTCACCCGGGAGCCGGCGGGCGTGGTCGGCGCGGTGGTGCCGTGGAATTTCCCGCTCACCCTCGCCTCCTGGAAGGTCGCCCCGGCACTCGCGGCAGGCTGCACCGTCGTGCTCAAGCCGTCGGAGAACTCGCCGCTGTCCGCGCTGCTGCTCGGGCGGCTGGCGACGGAGGCCGGGCTGCCGCCGGGCGTGCTCAACGTCGTCACCGGCGACGGGCCCACCGCGGGGCGGGCGATCGGGCTGCACCCCGATGTCGATGTCCTGGCCTTCACCGGATCCACGACGGTCGGTCGGCACTTCCTGCGCTACGCAGCCGACTCCAACCTCAAGCGGGTCTGGCTGGAGCTGGGCGGCAAGTCGCCCAACATCATCCTCCCGGACGCCCCGGACTTGGAGAAGGCCGCCGCCACCGCCGCCTGGGGCATCTTCTTCAACCAGGGCGAGATGTGTACCGCCCCCTCCCGCCTGCTCGTCCACTCCTCCATCGCCGAGCGCGTCACCGACGCCATCGTCGAGCGGGCCCGGGAACTGCGGATCGGCGACCCGCTCGACCCCGCCACCGAGATGGGCGCCCTCGTCGGCGAGAGCCATCTGGAACGCGTACTGGACCACATCGGCACCGGTCTCGACGAAGGCGCACGGCTGCGTGTGGGAGGCGGCCGCACGCTGGCCGACACCGGTGGCAGCTACCTGCCCCCCACGGTCTTCGACCACGTGGCCCCAGGCATGCGGCTCGCCCGTGAGGAGATCTTCGGCCCCGTCCTGTCCGTGCTCACCTTCGACGACCTCCACGAGGCCGTCGCGCTCGCCAACGCCACCGAGTACGGCCTGGCCGCCGGGCTGTGGACCTCCGACCTGTCCACCGCCCACCAGGTCTCGCGCGCGCTGAAGGCCGGCACGGTCTGGGTCAACTGCTACGAGGAGGGCGACCTCACCGTGCCGTTCGGCGGCATGAAGCAGTCCGGCAACGGACGCGACAAGTCCGCCCACGCCATCGAGAAGTACACCGAACTCAAGACCACCTGGATCCAGTTGTGA
- a CDS encoding fumarylacetoacetate hydrolase family protein, with the protein MPEYRRILLDGAAVETVRDGVELVAGDGRRVRIEDAQHLPPVVPSKVVAVHLNHRSRVEEFQITLTPTPTYFHKPTSALNSHKGAIVRPEGCKWLNYEGEVAIVIGRTARNISPAEADEYIAGYTVANDYGLHDFRDTDAGSMLRVKGSDTLCPLGPGLVTDWDFHGKYLRTYVNGKVVQDGSTDEMEWDMHYLVADIARTITLYPGDVLLSGTPANSRPVQPGDVVEVEVEGLGRLTNHIVTGPTSIRTDVGAQPTESEEVLSTALGGDWEFRGVRPPRR; encoded by the coding sequence ATGCCCGAATACCGCCGCATCCTCCTCGACGGTGCCGCCGTCGAGACCGTCCGGGACGGCGTCGAACTCGTGGCCGGGGACGGCCGCCGGGTCAGGATCGAGGACGCCCAGCACCTGCCGCCGGTCGTGCCGTCGAAGGTGGTGGCAGTCCACCTCAACCACCGCAGCCGGGTGGAGGAGTTCCAGATCACCCTCACGCCGACCCCGACGTACTTCCACAAGCCGACCTCGGCCCTCAACTCCCACAAGGGCGCGATCGTGCGCCCGGAGGGCTGCAAGTGGCTCAACTACGAGGGTGAGGTCGCCATCGTCATCGGCAGGACCGCGCGCAACATCTCCCCCGCCGAGGCGGACGAGTACATCGCGGGCTACACCGTCGCCAACGACTACGGCCTGCACGACTTCCGCGACACCGACGCCGGTTCGATGCTGCGGGTGAAGGGCTCCGACACCCTCTGCCCGCTCGGCCCGGGCCTTGTCACCGACTGGGACTTCCACGGCAAATACCTGCGGACCTACGTCAACGGCAAGGTCGTCCAGGACGGCTCGACCGACGAGATGGAGTGGGACATGCACTACCTCGTCGCGGACATCGCCCGCACCATCACCCTCTACCCCGGTGATGTGCTGCTGTCCGGAACCCCGGCCAACTCCCGCCCCGTCCAGCCGGGCGACGTCGTCGAGGTCGAGGTCGAGGGCCTCGGCCGGCTGACCAACCACATCGTCACCGGCCCGACCTCGATCCGTACCGACGTCGGCGCCCAGCCCACCGAGTCCGAGGAGGTCCTGTCCACCGCGCTCGGCGGCGACTGGGAGTTCCGGGGCGTCAGGCCGCCCAGACGCTGA
- a CDS encoding APC family permease: MDSQTVDTIQTAQGSPSAGRLKPNALGVVGILFFVLSAQAPLTGIAGAVPIAVALGDGPGVPAAYVAAGVIILLFAVGFVAMGRHVVDAGAFYTYIGKGLGRTTGTAGAAVALFAYCAIQAAMYGLYGYLVSGLVAQYAGLDAPWWVWALVTMAVAQVLGAAGIEMGARVLAVFVLAEFSILIAFALVTFFKGGGPEGLGFAQSFSPGAALKGAPGVALMFAIASMFGFEATAIYGEEAREPRKTVPRATYLSVIVVGGFFAFTSWMLISAYGASNATAAAGKALEGGQATAFVFAPIAEQFGGWANDVLPILLATSLFAGILAFHNSANRYLFSLSRDGLLPRRVSALNRRHSPWAAGTVQTAIALVLVVPFAWAGKDPVLTLFSWFSGVAVLGIMLLYFLTSASVIVFFRRERLDTRPWNTLIAPALGALGIAGALWLILANFTTLIGGEPGTAMWLELTVPAVLVLGVITARLTRGRTTTDG; the protein is encoded by the coding sequence GTGGACAGTCAGACCGTCGATACAATCCAGACCGCGCAGGGCAGTCCCTCCGCAGGCAGGCTCAAGCCCAACGCCCTCGGCGTTGTGGGCATCCTCTTCTTCGTCCTCTCCGCACAGGCTCCGCTGACCGGCATCGCCGGAGCCGTCCCCATCGCCGTCGCCCTCGGTGACGGTCCCGGCGTTCCCGCCGCCTATGTCGCGGCCGGCGTGATCATCCTGTTGTTCGCGGTCGGCTTCGTGGCCATGGGGCGCCATGTCGTAGACGCCGGCGCCTTCTACACGTACATCGGCAAGGGCCTCGGCCGGACCACCGGCACCGCCGGCGCCGCTGTCGCGCTCTTCGCCTACTGTGCGATCCAGGCGGCCATGTACGGCCTGTACGGGTACCTGGTGAGCGGCCTCGTCGCGCAGTACGCCGGGCTGGACGCACCCTGGTGGGTCTGGGCCCTGGTCACGATGGCCGTCGCCCAGGTGCTCGGTGCCGCGGGGATCGAGATGGGGGCCCGGGTCCTGGCGGTTTTCGTACTGGCGGAGTTCAGCATCCTGATCGCCTTCGCCTTGGTCACCTTCTTCAAGGGCGGCGGGCCCGAGGGGCTCGGCTTCGCGCAGAGCTTCTCACCGGGAGCGGCCCTGAAGGGGGCCCCGGGGGTGGCACTGATGTTCGCGATCGCATCCATGTTCGGCTTCGAGGCCACCGCGATCTACGGGGAGGAAGCGAGGGAGCCGCGCAAGACCGTGCCCCGGGCCACCTATCTGTCCGTGATCGTCGTCGGAGGCTTCTTCGCCTTCACCTCATGGATGCTGATCTCCGCGTACGGCGCGTCGAACGCCACGGCGGCGGCCGGGAAAGCGTTGGAGGGCGGCCAGGCCACGGCATTCGTCTTCGCGCCCATCGCTGAGCAGTTCGGCGGCTGGGCCAACGACGTCCTGCCGATCCTGCTGGCCACCTCGCTCTTCGCGGGCATCCTCGCCTTCCACAACTCCGCGAACCGCTACCTGTTCTCGCTCAGCCGCGACGGACTGCTGCCGCGCCGGGTGTCCGCCCTCAACCGGCGCCACTCGCCCTGGGCCGCGGGCACCGTGCAGACCGCGATCGCGCTGGTGCTGGTCGTTCCGTTCGCATGGGCGGGCAAGGACCCGGTGCTGACCCTCTTCTCCTGGTTCAGCGGCGTGGCCGTGCTGGGGATCATGCTGCTGTACTTCCTCACCTCGGCCTCGGTGATCGTCTTCTTCCGCCGCGAACGCCTCGACACCCGCCCCTGGAACACGCTGATCGCCCCGGCTCTGGGCGCGCTCGGCATCGCCGGTGCCCTCTGGCTGATCCTGGCCAACTTCACCACCCTCATCGGCGGCGAGCCGGGCACGGCCATGTGGCTGGAGCTCACCGTCCCGGCGGTCCTGGTCCTGGGCGTCATCACCGCCCGGCTGACCCGTGGCAGGACGACGACCGACGGCTGA
- a CDS encoding MarR family winged helix-turn-helix transcriptional regulator, with protein MTGHRSIIETERAVQAKLGGFQLQREQMAAVANIHRAAAAVRQHLENSVLRPSELTWTAFVVLWVLWIWGEAETWSVAEEAGISKGTLTGVARTLEARGLVARSSHPEDGRRVLLSLTTEGEKLMEQLFPAFNTEEAFVVSRLNPEECLRLADSLRAVVAQLEEHGEERRQQLRNGAKPAPRRSGRRTRA; from the coding sequence GTGACCGGCCACCGATCCATCATCGAGACCGAGCGAGCCGTCCAGGCGAAGCTCGGCGGCTTCCAGTTGCAGCGAGAGCAGATGGCGGCAGTCGCCAACATCCATCGCGCTGCCGCAGCCGTTCGGCAGCACCTGGAGAACTCGGTTCTGCGGCCTTCCGAGCTGACCTGGACCGCGTTCGTCGTGCTGTGGGTGCTGTGGATCTGGGGCGAGGCCGAGACTTGGTCCGTGGCGGAGGAGGCGGGGATCTCCAAGGGGACCTTGACCGGGGTTGCACGCACCTTGGAAGCGCGGGGCCTGGTGGCGCGCTCCTCTCATCCCGAGGACGGTCGGCGGGTCCTGCTCTCGCTGACCACCGAGGGCGAGAAGCTGATGGAGCAGCTCTTCCCGGCGTTCAACACCGAGGAGGCTTTCGTGGTCTCCCGGCTCAATCCCGAGGAGTGCCTGAGGCTCGCGGACAGTCTGCGCGCCGTGGTTGCCCAGCTCGAGGAGCACGGCGAGGAACGGCGCCAGCAGCTGCGGAACGGCGCGAAGCCCGCTCCGCGCCGTTCCGGTCGACGGACGCGCGCCTAG
- a CDS encoding gamma-glutamyl-gamma-aminobutyrate hydrolase family protein: MTASQTRPLIAVPARFAASTSALRYAAEVNARALIEAVWRAGGEPATIHPADSTATHVASRLARFDGLLLPGGGDLAPYRYGETEVHEAVYDVDDEQDGFDLELARQALDSGVPLLAVCRGMQVVNVALGGTLHQDMGGPEREHRQVVHPVAIRRGSLLERVTGAEKVEASCFHHQRVDRTGAGLTVTARAADDTVEGLEMPAAPGWFVAVQWHPEDTAHEDPAQQGLFDALVRAARDRH, encoded by the coding sequence GTGACCGCCTCGCAGACGCGCCCGCTGATCGCTGTCCCCGCCCGCTTCGCCGCCTCCACCTCCGCACTGCGCTACGCCGCCGAGGTCAACGCCCGCGCCCTGATCGAGGCCGTCTGGCGGGCCGGCGGCGAACCGGCCACCATCCACCCGGCCGACTCCACCGCCACCCACGTGGCGTCTCGCCTCGCCCGGTTCGACGGCTTGCTGCTGCCTGGCGGCGGCGACCTCGCCCCGTACCGCTACGGCGAAACCGAGGTCCACGAGGCCGTCTACGACGTCGACGACGAACAGGACGGCTTCGATCTGGAGCTGGCCCGCCAGGCCCTGGACTCGGGCGTGCCGCTGCTCGCGGTCTGCCGGGGCATGCAAGTCGTCAATGTCGCCCTCGGGGGCACCCTGCATCAGGACATGGGCGGCCCGGAGCGAGAGCACCGTCAGGTGGTGCACCCTGTGGCGATCCGGCGCGGCTCGCTGCTGGAGCGGGTCACCGGCGCGGAGAAGGTGGAGGCATCCTGCTTCCACCACCAGCGGGTGGACCGTACGGGCGCCGGCCTCACGGTCACCGCGCGGGCCGCCGACGACACGGTGGAGGGGTTGGAAATGCCGGCGGCTCCCGGCTGGTTCGTCGCGGTCCAGTGGCACCCCGAGGACACCGCACACGAGGACCCCGCCCAGCAAGGCCTGTTCGACGCTCTCGTACGCGCCGCCCGCGACCGCCACTGA